Proteins encoded by one window of Pseudonocardia alni:
- a CDS encoding HNH endonuclease signature motif containing protein, whose amino-acid sequence MDELWKTDDEDLLVAVAAVQERINRESASLVALVAEVATRGLAGAKGFRDTADLLRTVQNVGASTARARVDAARKLSPLFLITGDQVDPELPVLAEAFEQGAVTPEHVRVIIRVLASLPPHLGEHRPVLEADLVAHAGTLDPDAVDTLGRRAIALLDPDGPRPREPKPTRNRFTLRPQGAGFEARGWLDTESAAVLRSALSPLTAPAAPEGAGQARDERSTAERNGDGLVELARRLLAVGNLGVENGQPVALTVTVPLETLTSGAGAGLLGFGAGGSSAAIAAEDALRLACDARAVPIVLASTGEPLFVGREQRLANRAQRRALAQRDGGCAFPGCEAPPQWCVAHHVVHWAHGGCTDLTNLVLLCPHHHRMIHIGDWAVEIDGGFPEFHPPPWVPGGPRRNPLHRPDLPVPRSPRHSAPVLLDAVLASS is encoded by the coding sequence GTGGACGAGCTCTGGAAGACCGACGACGAGGACCTTCTCGTCGCGGTCGCGGCCGTCCAGGAACGGATCAACCGCGAGTCCGCGTCCCTGGTCGCCCTCGTCGCCGAGGTCGCCACCCGCGGTCTGGCCGGGGCGAAGGGGTTCCGGGACACCGCGGACCTGCTGCGCACGGTGCAGAACGTCGGGGCGTCCACCGCCCGTGCCCGGGTCGACGCCGCCCGGAAGCTCTCGCCGCTGTTCCTGATCACCGGTGACCAGGTCGACCCCGAGCTGCCGGTGCTGGCGGAGGCGTTCGAGCAGGGCGCGGTGACCCCCGAGCACGTGCGCGTGATCATCCGGGTGCTCGCCTCGCTGCCCCCGCATCTCGGCGAGCACCGGCCGGTGCTGGAGGCCGACCTCGTCGCCCACGCCGGGACCCTGGATCCCGACGCGGTGGACACGCTGGGCCGGCGGGCCATTGCGCTGCTCGATCCCGACGGGCCGCGCCCGCGGGAACCGAAGCCGACCCGGAACCGGTTCACGTTGCGGCCGCAGGGGGCGGGGTTCGAGGCGCGGGGCTGGCTGGACACCGAGTCCGCCGCGGTCCTGCGCAGCGCGTTGTCCCCGCTCACCGCCCCGGCTGCACCCGAGGGTGCCGGGCAGGCGCGGGACGAACGCTCCACGGCCGAGCGCAACGGGGACGGGCTGGTCGAGCTGGCCCGTCGGTTGCTGGCGGTCGGGAATCTCGGAGTCGAGAACGGGCAGCCGGTAGCGCTGACCGTGACGGTGCCGTTGGAAACCCTGACCTCGGGTGCCGGGGCCGGGTTGCTGGGTTTCGGTGCGGGTGGGTCGTCCGCGGCGATCGCTGCGGAGGATGCGTTGCGGTTGGCGTGCGATGCGCGGGCGGTGCCGATCGTGCTGGCGTCGACGGGGGAGCCGCTGTTCGTCGGGCGCGAGCAGCGGCTGGCGAACCGGGCGCAGCGTCGGGCGCTGGCCCAGCGCGACGGCGGGTGCGCGTTCCCGGGGTGCGAGGCGCCGCCGCAGTGGTGCGTGGCCCACCACGTCGTGCACTGGGCCCACGGTGGGTGCACCGACCTCACGAACCTGGTGCTGCTGTGTCCGCACCACCATCGCATGATCCACATCGGGGACTGGGCGGTCGAGATCGACGGCGGGTTCCCGGAGTTCCATCCACCACCCTGGGTGCCGGGCGGGCCCCGGCGCAACCCGCTCCACCGGCCCGACCTGCCCGTCCCACGAAGCCCTCGGCACAGTGCTCCGGTGCTGCTCGACGCCGTCCTGGCCTCGTCGTGA
- a CDS encoding reverse transcriptase family protein, protein MAPDPAAIAAAACAGRWGTDPLTERLARLGGWSGPDELAGVVGALVARRRRAPRGSPAGVEAEVAELLAGPRRHRPVVQPDPVWRLPVPRWTDLPALAAALHLDDGELAWFADPGGWLRRTPDGPLTHYRRHWTPSRSGTPRLVEAPAPRLAELQRRIVRSVLDRIPVHPAAHGHVRGRSPHTLAAEHRARPMVLRLDLEGFYSHVTGGRVAGLLRVAGYPPAVAAPVAGLLVTTTPPGVLRVCPHRGDPAPRRRLLDRLAAPHLPQGAPSSPTMANLLTYGLDRRLSGLAAAVGAAYGRYADDLVFSGDATLPVQGLAQRVAAIAAEEGFRVRPDKTRIMPAHHRQRIVGLVVNGGEPAASRRDHDELRAILHNAARTGPDAQNRAGHPAFREHLLGRIAWVGHGRPARAARLRELFDRIVW, encoded by the coding sequence ATGGCGCCGGACCCGGCGGCGATCGCCGCGGCCGCCTGCGCCGGGCGCTGGGGAACGGACCCGCTGACCGAACGGCTCGCCCGGCTCGGCGGCTGGTCGGGCCCCGACGAGCTGGCCGGCGTCGTGGGCGCCCTCGTCGCCCGGCGGCGCCGCGCCCCGCGTGGATCCCCGGCCGGTGTCGAGGCCGAGGTCGCCGAGCTGCTGGCGGGGCCGCGCCGGCACCGGCCGGTCGTCCAGCCCGACCCGGTGTGGCGCCTGCCGGTGCCGCGCTGGACGGACCTGCCCGCCCTGGCCGCCGCCCTGCACCTGGACGACGGCGAGCTCGCCTGGTTCGCCGACCCCGGCGGCTGGCTGCGGCGTACCCCGGACGGCCCGCTGACCCACTACCGGCGGCACTGGACGCCGTCGCGCTCCGGGACGCCGCGCCTGGTCGAGGCACCCGCCCCGCGGCTCGCCGAGCTGCAGCGCCGGATCGTGCGCAGCGTGCTCGACCGGATCCCGGTGCACCCGGCCGCACACGGCCACGTCCGCGGCCGCAGCCCGCACACCCTCGCCGCGGAGCACCGGGCCCGGCCGATGGTGCTACGCCTGGACCTGGAGGGCTTCTACTCCCACGTCACCGGCGGCCGGGTCGCCGGACTCCTGCGGGTCGCGGGGTACCCGCCCGCCGTCGCCGCCCCCGTCGCCGGGCTGCTCGTCACCACCACCCCGCCCGGGGTGCTGCGCGTCTGCCCACACCGGGGCGACCCCGCCCCACGACGGCGGCTGCTCGACCGCCTCGCCGCACCGCACCTGCCGCAGGGGGCGCCGTCGTCGCCGACGATGGCGAACCTGCTCACCTACGGGCTGGACCGGCGGCTGAGCGGCCTGGCCGCCGCGGTCGGCGCCGCCTACGGCCGCTACGCCGACGACCTCGTGTTCTCCGGCGACGCGACACTGCCGGTGCAGGGCCTGGCGCAGCGGGTGGCCGCGATCGCCGCGGAGGAAGGCTTCCGCGTCCGCCCGGACAAGACCCGGATCATGCCCGCGCACCACCGCCAGCGGATCGTCGGGCTCGTCGTGAACGGCGGCGAGCCCGCGGCGTCGCGTCGCGACCACGACGAGCTCCGCGCGATCCTGCACAACGCGGCCCGTACCGGCCCGGACGCCCAGAACCGGGCCGGGCACCCGGCCTTCCGCGAGCACCTGCTGGGACGGATCGCCTGGGTGGGGCACGGGCGCCCGGCCCGGGCGGCGCGACTGCGGGAGCTGTTCGACCGCATCGTCTGGTGA
- a CDS encoding cupin domain-containing protein, with protein sequence MSTDWRHDGVRVIPGDMLDANTPQTPGMHRAAAVTGDRVGAQRLWAGTVTIHPGARTGAHHHGELESVIYVVRGRARMKWGENLEFIAEAGPGGFIFVPPFVPHQEINALDDEPLECVLTRSGQEPIVVNLDITGVPDPEHVPWVDPLHPRR encoded by the coding sequence ATGAGCACCGACTGGCGCCACGACGGCGTCCGGGTCATCCCCGGCGACATGCTGGACGCCAACACCCCGCAGACGCCCGGCATGCACCGCGCCGCCGCCGTCACCGGGGACCGGGTCGGCGCGCAGCGGCTGTGGGCGGGCACGGTGACCATCCACCCCGGCGCCCGCACCGGTGCGCACCACCACGGTGAGCTGGAGAGCGTCATCTACGTCGTCCGCGGCCGGGCCCGGATGAAATGGGGCGAGAATCTGGAGTTCATCGCCGAGGCCGGGCCGGGCGGGTTCATCTTCGTGCCGCCGTTCGTGCCGCACCAGGAGATCAACGCCCTCGACGACGAGCCGCTGGAGTGCGTGCTGACCCGCTCCGGTCAGGAGCCGATCGTGGTCAACCTCGACATCACCGGGGTGCCCGACCCCGAGCACGTCCCCTGGGTCGACCCCCTGCACCCACGGCGCTGA
- a CDS encoding Cmx/CmrA family chloramphenicol efflux MFS transporter, whose product MLLVVLACAVFAQATSEFMLAGLVPDIAADLGVTPLAAGSLTSAFAVGMVVGAPLVALAARRLPPRLALRGFLAAFVAVHVAGALAPGLGVLLVTRVLAALCTAGFLAVALSVAVAAVPPERTARATATLLSGTTLALIAGVPAGALVGQAFGWRATFWSVAAVAAVALVGVVVGVPAGDGGRAPAPGLRAELTVLRRGPVVRTLALGALVNGSTFAAHTYLSPLLATAGGPPAVPAGLLLFGVGAVAGVGVAGRFADTRTRPLLLVAGGALPPGWVALAVGAAHPVAVLALVGLLGALGFAVGSTLIARALTLAREAPTLGGAVATASLNAGATVGPLLGGAGLAVAGPTGPVWTAAALALVASPMLASVARPAGVPDPVITSDERPSGR is encoded by the coding sequence GTGCTGCTCGTCGTCCTCGCCTGCGCCGTCTTCGCGCAGGCCACCTCGGAGTTCATGCTCGCCGGGCTCGTCCCGGACATCGCCGCCGACCTCGGCGTCACCCCGCTCGCCGCCGGGTCGCTGACCTCGGCGTTCGCCGTCGGGATGGTCGTCGGCGCGCCGCTCGTGGCGCTCGCCGCCCGCCGGCTGCCACCGCGGCTCGCGCTGCGGGGGTTCCTCGCCGCGTTCGTCGCCGTGCACGTCGCCGGGGCGCTGGCCCCCGGACTCGGGGTCCTGCTGGTCACCCGGGTGCTCGCGGCGCTGTGCACCGCCGGTTTCCTCGCCGTGGCCCTGTCGGTCGCGGTCGCCGCCGTGCCGCCGGAGCGCACCGCCCGCGCGACCGCGACCCTGCTGTCCGGCACGACCCTCGCCCTGATCGCCGGCGTGCCGGCCGGGGCGCTGGTGGGGCAGGCGTTCGGCTGGCGGGCCACGTTCTGGTCGGTCGCGGCGGTCGCCGCCGTCGCGCTGGTGGGGGTCGTCGTCGGCGTACCCGCCGGCGACGGCGGCCGGGCACCCGCGCCCGGTCTGCGGGCCGAGCTGACGGTGCTGCGCCGGGGCCCGGTCGTCCGGACACTCGCGCTCGGCGCGCTGGTGAACGGCTCGACGTTCGCCGCGCACACCTACCTGTCCCCGCTGCTGGCGACGGCGGGCGGCCCGCCCGCGGTGCCCGCCGGCCTGTTGCTGTTCGGGGTCGGCGCCGTCGCCGGGGTGGGCGTCGCGGGCCGGTTCGCCGACACCCGCACCCGTCCGCTGCTGCTCGTCGCGGGCGGCGCGCTGCCGCCGGGCTGGGTGGCGCTCGCCGTCGGTGCCGCGCACCCGGTGGCGGTCCTCGCGCTGGTGGGCCTGCTGGGCGCGCTCGGGTTCGCGGTCGGCTCGACGCTGATCGCGCGGGCGCTGACGCTCGCCCGTGAGGCGCCGACCCTCGGCGGCGCGGTCGCCACCGCGTCGCTGAACGCCGGGGCGACGGTGGGCCCGCTGCTGGGCGGTGCGGGACTCGCCGTCGCCGGGCCCACCGGTCCGGTGTGGACGGCGGCGGCGCTGGCCCTGGTCGCTTCGCCAATGCTGGCTTCGGTCGCCCGCCCGGCCGGCGTGCCGGACCCCGTCATCACTTCCGATGAACGGCCGTCCGGACGATAA
- a CDS encoding class I SAM-dependent methyltransferase, which produces MAMNALHRRICRSDSWADRMHGTTLPWATRGVDLTGEVLEIGPGYGVTTRWLAARTGALTALEVDPVLAEDLRAGLGGELGVDVRHGDGAALPFPDGSFDAVVCFTMLHHVPTPGEQDRLFAEAARVLRPGGTFAGIDSRMTLRFRTIHIGDTLTAVDPATLPRRLGAAGFARPETELGARSFRFRAGRG; this is translated from the coding sequence ATGGCGATGAACGCGCTGCACCGACGGATCTGCCGCTCCGACTCCTGGGCCGACCGGATGCACGGGACGACGTTGCCCTGGGCCACCCGCGGCGTCGACCTCACCGGCGAGGTCCTGGAGATCGGCCCGGGCTACGGCGTCACCACCCGCTGGCTCGCGGCGCGCACCGGGGCGCTGACCGCGCTGGAGGTCGACCCGGTGCTGGCCGAGGACCTGCGTGCGGGCCTCGGGGGTGAGCTCGGTGTCGACGTCCGGCACGGCGACGGCGCCGCCCTGCCCTTCCCGGACGGCAGCTTCGACGCCGTCGTCTGCTTCACGATGCTCCACCACGTCCCGACGCCCGGCGAGCAGGACCGGCTCTTCGCCGAGGCCGCGCGGGTACTGCGTCCCGGCGGGACGTTCGCGGGCATCGACTCCCGGATGACGCTGCGGTTCCGGACGATCCACATCGGGGACACCCTGACCGCGGTCGACCCGGCGACGCTGCCGCGGCGGCTCGGGGCGGCCGGGTTCGCACGGCCGGAGACCGAGCTGGGTGCGCGGTCGTTCCGGTTCCGGGCCGGCCGCGGCTAG
- a CDS encoding carbohydrate ABC transporter permease, whose product MRRDRLVDAAVLVALLVGAAATLAPFVLSVTTALKTTRQFASTPVLSPPAPPTVENIVTLFGRDYDFVTPIAVTAQVVVVVLVGQLLFSVLAAYAFARLEFPGRDALFWVYLGTLMVPQAVTVIPLYLMMTEVGLRNTFWALVLPYVLGSPFAIFLLREHFRTIPQDLIDAARLDGAGTVGILRHVVVPVSRPILTTLAVITVVTHWNNFLWPLVITSGRTWQVMTVATAGLQTQYNGNWPVVMAATTVAIVPLIVLFLVFQRSVVRSITITGFR is encoded by the coding sequence GTGAGGCGGGACAGGCTCGTCGACGCGGCCGTGCTGGTCGCGCTGCTGGTGGGCGCGGCGGCGACGCTGGCGCCGTTCGTGCTGAGCGTGACGACGGCGCTGAAGACGACCCGGCAGTTCGCGTCGACGCCGGTGCTGTCACCGCCGGCCCCGCCGACGGTGGAGAACATCGTGACCCTGTTCGGCCGGGACTACGACTTCGTGACCCCGATCGCGGTGACCGCCCAGGTGGTGGTCGTCGTCCTGGTGGGGCAGCTGCTGTTCTCGGTGCTGGCGGCGTACGCGTTCGCGCGGCTGGAGTTCCCCGGCCGGGACGCGCTGTTCTGGGTGTACCTGGGGACGCTGATGGTGCCGCAGGCGGTGACGGTGATCCCGCTGTACCTGATGATGACCGAGGTGGGGCTGCGGAACACGTTCTGGGCGCTGGTGCTGCCCTACGTGCTCGGGTCGCCGTTCGCGATCTTCCTGTTGCGTGAGCACTTCCGGACCATCCCGCAGGACCTGATCGACGCCGCCCGGCTCGACGGCGCCGGGACGGTCGGGATCCTGCGGCACGTCGTGGTGCCGGTGAGCCGGCCGATCCTCACGACGCTGGCGGTGATCACCGTGGTGACGCACTGGAACAACTTCCTGTGGCCGCTGGTCATCACCTCCGGCCGGACCTGGCAGGTGATGACCGTCGCGACCGCGGGCCTGCAGACGCAGTACAACGGGAACTGGCCGGTCGTCATGGCCGCGACGACGGTCGCGATCGTCCCGCTGATCGTGCTGTTCCTGGTGTTCCAGCGCAGCGTGGTCCGCTCGATCACGATCACGGGGTTCCGGTGA
- a CDS encoding VOC family protein: MTCTFNHTIIAARDRVASAAFYRHVLEAAQAPSWGPFTNIALDGGVLVQFADLPLHVVPEIQPQHYAFLVDDALFDRAYARLVEDGTEHWADPQRTRPGEINHGHGGRGVYFLDPAGHYLEMITRPYV, encoded by the coding sequence ATGACCTGCACGTTCAACCACACGATCATCGCCGCCCGGGACCGGGTGGCCTCCGCCGCGTTCTACCGGCACGTCCTGGAGGCGGCGCAGGCGCCGTCCTGGGGGCCGTTCACCAACATCGCCCTCGACGGCGGTGTCCTCGTCCAGTTCGCCGACCTGCCGCTCCACGTGGTGCCGGAGATCCAGCCGCAGCACTACGCGTTCCTCGTCGACGACGCGTTGTTCGACCGCGCGTACGCCCGGCTCGTCGAGGACGGGACGGAGCACTGGGCCGACCCCCAGCGCACCCGTCCCGGCGAGATCAACCACGGCCACGGCGGTCGCGGGGTGTACTTCCTCGACCCGGCCGGTCACTATCTCGAGATGATCACCCGGCCGTATGTGTGA
- a CDS encoding ABC transporter substrate-binding protein, with protein MGAALALVGVLLLAACSPASRFDDDADGVTTVTLRLWDTQVAAAYERSFAAFSRANPDIRVELVQVPFSDYFTSLPLDVASGTATDIYWVNSSNFGAFADAGKLIDVGAALADQRAGWVDAAAEQYTRGGTLWGVPVVTDGRIAVFYNKDLVRAAGVDPAALRWDPTDPARDTLLPAARKLTRDAAGRSAGTPGFDPGTVRQYGFNAARDLQAIYVDFLGSAGGRLQAPDETFDIATPAGEEAFGYLVNMINTERVAPSAADTNQNPDFSRDQFLQGRMALFQSGTYNLANIAEGATFEWGVAPMVEGPRGRVSVVSSIVAAGNADSPKRPEILRVLRWLGSPEGAAPVGDSGAGLPAVTPAQRGWFDYWARRGVDTREFVADGPTTPAPSGPKVGAATTAMEPALDELFAGRVAVGPGLRAAQDIGNAALR; from the coding sequence ATGGGCGCCGCCCTGGCGCTGGTCGGGGTGCTGCTGCTGGCGGCGTGCTCACCGGCGTCCCGTTTCGACGACGACGCCGACGGCGTGACCACGGTGACGCTGCGGCTGTGGGACACCCAGGTCGCAGCGGCCTACGAGCGCTCGTTCGCCGCGTTCTCGCGGGCCAACCCGGACATCCGGGTCGAGCTCGTGCAGGTTCCGTTCTCGGACTACTTCACCTCGCTGCCGCTGGACGTCGCGTCCGGCACCGCGACCGACATCTACTGGGTCAACTCCTCGAACTTCGGGGCGTTCGCCGACGCCGGGAAGCTGATCGACGTCGGTGCCGCGCTCGCCGACCAGCGCGCCGGCTGGGTGGACGCCGCCGCCGAGCAGTACACCCGCGGCGGGACCCTGTGGGGCGTCCCGGTGGTGACCGACGGGCGGATCGCCGTGTTCTACAACAAGGACCTCGTCCGCGCGGCGGGCGTCGACCCGGCCGCACTGCGCTGGGACCCCACCGACCCGGCCCGTGACACCCTGCTCCCCGCGGCCCGGAAGCTGACCCGTGACGCCGCCGGGCGCAGCGCCGGCACGCCCGGATTCGACCCGGGCACCGTGCGCCAGTACGGCTTCAACGCCGCCCGGGACCTGCAGGCGATCTACGTCGACTTCCTCGGCTCGGCAGGCGGGCGGCTCCAGGCGCCCGACGAGACCTTCGACATCGCGACACCCGCGGGCGAAGAGGCATTCGGCTACCTGGTGAACATGATCAACACCGAGCGGGTGGCGCCGTCCGCGGCGGACACGAACCAGAACCCGGACTTCAGCCGCGACCAGTTCCTGCAGGGGCGGATGGCGCTGTTCCAGAGCGGCACCTACAACCTCGCCAACATCGCCGAGGGCGCCACGTTCGAGTGGGGCGTCGCCCCCATGGTCGAGGGCCCGCGGGGCCGGGTCAGCGTGGTGTCGAGCATCGTCGCCGCCGGCAACGCCGACAGTCCGAAGCGTCCGGAGATCCTGCGGGTGCTGCGCTGGCTGGGCTCGCCCGAGGGCGCCGCCCCGGTCGGCGACAGCGGCGCCGGACTGCCCGCGGTCACCCCGGCCCAGCGGGGCTGGTTCGACTACTGGGCCCGGCGCGGCGTCGACACCCGGGAGTTCGTCGCGGACGGCCCGACGACCCCGGCCCCGTCCGGCCCGAAGGTGGGCGCGGCGACGACGGCGATGGAGCCCGCGCTCGACGAGTTGTTCGCCGGACGGGTCGCGGTCGGCCCGGGGCTGCGGGCGGCGCAGGACATCGGCAACGCGGCCCTGCGCTGA
- the egtD gene encoding L-histidine N(alpha)-methyltransferase, with amino-acid sequence MSTPGAIQLDVHLSDTDADTALRSDVRRGLAASPKELPPKWFYDARGSELFERITELPEYYPFRTERALLTDSVDDIARSSGADTVVELGSGSSTKTRLLLDAFTRAGTLRRYVPQDVSESALRGAIDELHRDYPQLELHGVVGDFTRDLDRLPGADPGGKRMIAFLGGTIGNLMPGPRHDFLVHVRSVLQPGEQLLLGTGLATDPAVMVPAYDDAAGVTAEFNRNVLHVLNRELDATFDVDAFDHVAVWDAENSWIEMRLRATRDMRVRIADLDLDVAFAAGEELATEISAKFTPATVDAFAAAAGFATTRRWVDPDARFALTLLTAA; translated from the coding sequence GTGAGCACTCCCGGCGCCATCCAGCTGGACGTCCACCTCTCCGACACCGATGCCGACACCGCGCTGCGGTCCGACGTGCGCCGCGGCCTCGCCGCGTCGCCGAAGGAGCTGCCGCCGAAGTGGTTCTACGACGCCCGCGGGTCCGAGCTGTTCGAGCGGATCACCGAGCTGCCCGAGTACTACCCGTTCCGCACCGAGCGGGCTCTGCTCACCGACTCCGTCGACGACATCGCCCGCTCCTCGGGCGCCGACACCGTCGTCGAGCTGGGGTCGGGGTCCTCGACCAAGACCCGGCTGCTGCTCGACGCGTTCACCCGCGCCGGGACGCTGCGCCGCTACGTGCCGCAGGACGTGAGCGAGTCCGCGCTGCGCGGCGCCATCGACGAGCTGCACCGCGACTACCCGCAGCTGGAGCTGCACGGCGTGGTCGGCGACTTCACCCGCGACCTGGACCGGCTGCCCGGGGCCGACCCCGGCGGGAAGCGGATGATCGCCTTCCTCGGCGGCACCATCGGCAACCTGATGCCCGGCCCGCGCCACGACTTCCTGGTCCACGTCCGCTCGGTGCTGCAGCCCGGTGAGCAGCTGTTGCTCGGCACCGGCCTGGCCACCGACCCGGCGGTGATGGTCCCCGCCTACGACGACGCCGCCGGGGTCACCGCGGAGTTCAACCGCAACGTGCTGCACGTGCTCAACCGCGAGCTGGACGCGACCTTCGACGTCGACGCGTTCGACCACGTCGCCGTCTGGGACGCGGAGAACTCCTGGATCGAGATGCGGCTGCGCGCCACCCGCGACATGCGGGTCCGGATCGCCGACCTCGACCTCGACGTCGCGTTCGCCGCGGGGGAGGAGCTCGCCACCGAGATCTCGGCGAAGTTCACCCCCGCGACGGTCGACGCGTTCGCCGCCGCCGCCGGGTTCGCCACGACGCGGCGCTGGGTCGACCCCGACGCGCGGTTCGCGCTGACGCTGCTCACCGCCGCCTGA
- a CDS encoding NUDIX hydrolase has product MCDVAAARRWLAAARPDPGRAPDWMGPLLRGLEHAGPRDISANDLPPDHVGPRQSAVLVLLGQGPDGPEVVLQRRARRLRHHSGEISFPGGRADPGDTDPAATALREATEETGLDPSGVDVVAMLPRLILLTGFHVTAVLGHWRTPTRLHAVDPAETEAVLHVPPAVLADPAHRFRLRAGGGAWRGPGFRVGGDVVWGFTGDVVDAVLRLGGWERPWPSGPELEWESL; this is encoded by the coding sequence ATGTGTGACGTCGCCGCGGCCCGCCGGTGGCTCGCCGCGGCCCGGCCCGATCCCGGCCGGGCCCCCGACTGGATGGGGCCGCTGCTGCGCGGGCTGGAGCACGCCGGGCCGCGCGACATCAGCGCGAACGACCTGCCCCCCGACCACGTCGGGCCCCGGCAGTCGGCCGTTCTGGTACTGCTCGGCCAGGGCCCGGACGGCCCGGAGGTCGTGCTGCAGCGGCGGGCCCGACGACTGCGCCACCACTCCGGGGAGATCTCCTTCCCCGGGGGCCGCGCGGACCCGGGCGACACCGACCCGGCCGCGACGGCGCTGCGGGAGGCTACCGAGGAGACCGGGCTGGACCCGTCCGGTGTGGACGTCGTCGCGATGCTGCCGCGTCTGATCCTGCTGACCGGGTTCCACGTGACCGCAGTGCTCGGGCACTGGCGGACGCCGACCCGGCTGCACGCGGTCGACCCGGCCGAGACCGAGGCGGTGCTGCACGTGCCGCCGGCGGTGCTGGCCGACCCGGCGCACCGGTTCCGGCTCCGGGCCGGCGGCGGGGCCTGGCGGGGCCCCGGATTCCGGGTGGGCGGCGACGTGGTGTGGGGGTTCACCGGCGACGTCGTCGACGCGGTGCTGCGCCTGGGCGGGTGGGAGCGGCCGTGGCCGTCCGGCCCGGAGCTGGAGTGGGAGTCGCTGTGA
- the egtC gene encoding ergothioneine biosynthesis protein EgtC translates to MCRHLAYLGEPATLASLLLEPEHGLLAQSYAPADMRGGGTINADGHGTGWYPPGSTTPVRVRSASPLWADTSYAALAAATTSGAVLAAVRSATVGMPVTATAAAPFTDGRWLFSHNGVVRGWPDSLAAAAAALPVTDLMTLDAPTDAALLWAVVRRGLADGADPADLLARVCADTERSAPGSRLNLLLTDGTTIWATAWRHALAVRAGPAGVTVASEPTHAFPDWTRVPDRHLVVARPGHHESHDLGAP, encoded by the coding sequence GTGTGTAGGCACCTCGCGTACCTGGGGGAGCCGGCCACGCTGGCGTCGCTGCTCCTGGAGCCGGAGCACGGGCTGCTCGCGCAGTCCTACGCCCCGGCCGACATGCGTGGCGGCGGCACGATCAACGCCGACGGCCACGGCACCGGCTGGTACCCGCCCGGCAGCACGACGCCGGTACGGGTCCGGTCGGCGTCACCGCTGTGGGCCGACACCTCCTACGCCGCGCTGGCCGCGGCGACGACGTCGGGCGCCGTGCTCGCCGCCGTCCGCTCGGCGACGGTCGGGATGCCGGTGACGGCGACCGCCGCCGCCCCCTTCACCGACGGGCGGTGGCTGTTCAGCCACAACGGCGTCGTCCGCGGCTGGCCGGACTCCCTCGCGGCCGCCGCGGCGGCGCTGCCCGTCACCGACCTGATGACCCTCGACGCCCCCACCGACGCCGCGCTGCTGTGGGCGGTGGTCCGGCGCGGTCTCGCCGACGGCGCCGACCCCGCCGACCTGCTGGCCCGGGTCTGCGCCGACACCGAGCGGAGCGCACCCGGCTCGCGGCTGAACCTGCTGCTCACCGACGGCACGACGATCTGGGCCACGGCCTGGCGGCACGCACTCGCCGTCCGGGCCGGACCGGCGGGCGTCACCGTCGCCTCCGAACCCACCCATGCGTTCCCCGACTGGACCCGGGTGCCCGACCGGCACCTGGTGGTGGCCCGACCGGGCCACCACGAGAGTCATGACCTAGGAGCTCCGTGA